A portion of the Oncorhynchus gorbuscha isolate QuinsamMale2020 ecotype Even-year linkage group LG19, OgorEven_v1.0, whole genome shotgun sequence genome contains these proteins:
- the LOC124005723 gene encoding uncharacterized protein LOC124005723 isoform X4, with the protein MEFRCLLFVLISSSAVLITQSDTTTKDPDWSDVVVTMVGREVTLPCVDWPLTGSVSINWKMKSPGVDHWKLVLSANERQQFSGAASKASMRLVDSNFQETGDFSLLFVPKMEDKGRYSCLIKQQEKKLREKIILLAILTVSIFPSATLPHHSTLRLMAEVSPASAVSEVTWLSPGGTPLRLARRSGGGVAKLPQIRFTDQGVYICQVYPRGNSSSPMFPFTVDLRVDGLNVASFTNISHSAQISMASLTQTPLTLACPPMRGDYVLLYWKPPDSRNINTTTLVYGYDRWRDRTEKSKTHAQLSLDGPLSTPKEGFFSFLLSPGLNDGGLYMCEVFLNDNAFSQRTLLSILQVKARHSPSALVLTCHYTERSQVKRVVWSHQNQSRTLKWSSSGPGRLSTEVPLSPTQNTAGNYTCTMQLQNGQAVKAVYTVKLPPKARQVDLKLLYNHYKTLHRALTL; encoded by the exons ATGGAGTTTAGATGTCTCCTCTTTGTTCTTATTTCTTCTTCGGCGGTGCTCATCACTCAATCTGACACGACCACTAAAG ACCCTGACTGGAGTGATGTCGTCGTGACAATGGTTGGCAGGGAAGTCACCTTACCCTGTGTTGATTGGCCTCTCACGGGCTCTGTGAGCATTAATTGGAAGATGAAGTCTCCCGGGGTGGACCACTGGAAACTGGTCCTCTCAGCCAATGAGAGGCAGCAGTTCTCGGGCGCAGCCTCAAAGGCTTCCATGCGATTGGTTGACTCAAACTTTCAGGAAACTGGGGACTTCTCTCTACTGTTTGTCCCCAAAATGGAGGACAAGGGTCGCTACTCCTGTCTGATTAAACAGCAAGAGAAGAAACTGAGAGAGAAGATCATACTATTAGCCATCCTCACAG TCTCTATCTTTCCTTCAGCCACTCTCCCTCACCACAGCACACTGCGTCTGATGGCAGAAGTGTCCCCTGCCTCCGCCGTTTCTGAGGTAACCTGGCTGTCCCCTGGCGGGACGCCGCTACGATTGGCAAGGAGGTCAGGGGGGGGTGTTGCCAAGCTGCCCCAGATACGCTTCACTGACCAAGGGGTATACATCTGCCAGGTATACCCAAGGGGTAACAGCAGCTCCCCTATGTTCCCCTTCACTGTGGACCTCCGCGTGGATG gtTTGAATGTGGCCTCGTTCACCAATATAAGCCATA gTGCTCAGATCTCTATGGCCAGTCTCACCCAGACCCCTCTCACCCTCGCCTGCCCTCCGATGCGGGGTGATTATGTCCTGCTCTATTGGAAGCCTCCAGACAGCAGAAACATTAACACCACAACCCTGGTCTACGGGTACGACCGCTGGAGGGACCGCACAGAGAAGAGCAAG ACTCATGCCCAGCTGAGCCTGGACGGGCCATTGTCTACCCCAAAAGAGGGTTTCTTCTCCTTCCTGCTGAGCCCGGGGCTGAATGACGGAGGCCTCTACATGTGTGAGGTCTTCCTCAATGACAACGCGTTCAGCCAGAGGACCCTACTTAGCATCCTCCAAG tgAAAGCCAGACATTCTCCATCAGCCCTGGTCCTGACGTGTCATTATACAGAACGCTCCCAG GTGAAGCGGGTGGTGTGGAGCCACCAGAACCAGAGTCGCACGCTGAAGTGGAGCTCCTCTGGCCCGGGTCGCCTCAGCACAGAGGTCCCCCTGTCCCCCACCCAGAACACGGCTGGGAACTACACCTGCACCATGCAGCTGCAGAACGGACAAGCGGTCAAGGCAGTTTACACCGTCAAACTGCCCCCGAAAG CCAGACAAGTTGACCTGAAGTTGCTCTACAACCACTATAAAACGCTTCACAGAGCACTGACCTTGTAg
- the LOC124005723 gene encoding uncharacterized protein LOC124005723 isoform X3 — protein sequence MVGREVTLPCVDWPLTGSVSINWKMKSPGVDHWKLVLSANERQQFSGAASKASMRLVDSNFQETGDFSLLFVPKMEDKGRYSCLIKQQEKKLREKIILLAILTVSIFPSATLPHHSTLRLMAEVSPASAVSEVTWLSPGGTPLRLARRSGGGVAKLPQIRFTDQGVYICQVYPRGNSSSPMFPFTVDLRVDGLNVASFTNISHSAQISMASLTQTPLTLACPPMRGDYVLLYWKPPDSRNINTTTLVYGYDRWRDRTEKSKTHAQLSLDGPLSTPKEGFFSFLLSPGLNDGGLYMCEVFLNDNAFSQRTLLSILQVKARHSPSALVLTCHYTERSQVKRVVWSHQNQSRTLKWSSSGPGRLSTEVPLSPTQNTAGNYTCTMQLQNGQAVKAVYTVKLPPKDNTESTTSISPPHPESNSASLLPSLLSALLLLVPLVAAVAGVLLWRQKDISRRGIEQSLSHYSGEVENIYENPEDVRQTSPQSSVYMDLKPRGEDDVYEELDRYKSCSLLETSTSQDLSAKA from the exons ATGGTTGGCAGGGAAGTCACCTTACCCTGTGTTGATTGGCCTCTCACGGGCTCTGTGAGCATTAATTGGAAGATGAAGTCTCCCGGGGTGGACCACTGGAAACTGGTCCTCTCAGCCAATGAGAGGCAGCAGTTCTCGGGCGCAGCCTCAAAGGCTTCCATGCGATTGGTTGACTCAAACTTTCAGGAAACTGGGGACTTCTCTCTACTGTTTGTCCCCAAAATGGAGGACAAGGGTCGCTACTCCTGTCTGATTAAACAGCAAGAGAAGAAACTGAGAGAGAAGATCATACTATTAGCCATCCTCACAG TCTCTATCTTTCCTTCAGCCACTCTCCCTCACCACAGCACACTGCGTCTGATGGCAGAAGTGTCCCCTGCCTCCGCCGTTTCTGAGGTAACCTGGCTGTCCCCTGGCGGGACGCCGCTACGATTGGCAAGGAGGTCAGGGGGGGGTGTTGCCAAGCTGCCCCAGATACGCTTCACTGACCAAGGGGTATACATCTGCCAGGTATACCCAAGGGGTAACAGCAGCTCCCCTATGTTCCCCTTCACTGTGGACCTCCGCGTGGATG gtTTGAATGTGGCCTCGTTCACCAATATAAGCCATA gTGCTCAGATCTCTATGGCCAGTCTCACCCAGACCCCTCTCACCCTCGCCTGCCCTCCGATGCGGGGTGATTATGTCCTGCTCTATTGGAAGCCTCCAGACAGCAGAAACATTAACACCACAACCCTGGTCTACGGGTACGACCGCTGGAGGGACCGCACAGAGAAGAGCAAG ACTCATGCCCAGCTGAGCCTGGACGGGCCATTGTCTACCCCAAAAGAGGGTTTCTTCTCCTTCCTGCTGAGCCCGGGGCTGAATGACGGAGGCCTCTACATGTGTGAGGTCTTCCTCAATGACAACGCGTTCAGCCAGAGGACCCTACTTAGCATCCTCCAAG tgAAAGCCAGACATTCTCCATCAGCCCTGGTCCTGACGTGTCATTATACAGAACGCTCCCAG GTGAAGCGGGTGGTGTGGAGCCACCAGAACCAGAGTCGCACGCTGAAGTGGAGCTCCTCTGGCCCGGGTCGCCTCAGCACAGAGGTCCCCCTGTCCCCCACCCAGAACACGGCTGGGAACTACACCTGCACCATGCAGCTGCAGAACGGACAAGCGGTCAAGGCAGTTTACACCGTCAAACTGCCCCCGAAAG acaacacagagagcactacttctatctctcctcctcacccagaGAGCAACAGTGCCtcgctccttccctccctcctctctgctttATTACTCCTGGTGCCCCTGGTTGCCGCGGTTGCTGGTGTGTTGCtatggagacagaaagacatttCTCGCCGTG GTATTGAACagtctctctcccactactctggGGAAGTGGAAAATATCTATGAGAATCCTGAGGATGTCAGACAG aCTTCTCCTCAGAGTTCAGTGTACATG GACCTGAAGCCCAGAGGGGAGGATGATGTCTATGAGGAATTGGATCG ATACAAATCATGCAGCCTTCTGGAGACCTCCACATCGCAGGATTTATCAGCAAAAGCTTGA
- the LOC124005723 gene encoding uncharacterized protein LOC124005723 isoform X2, producing the protein MEFRCLLFVLISSSAVLITQSDTTTKDPDWSDVVVTMVGREVTLPCVDWPLTGSVSINWKMKSPGVDHWKLVLSANERQQFSGAASKASMRLVDSNFQETGDFSLLFVPKMEDKGRYSCLIKQQEKKLREKIILLAILTVSIFPSATLPHHSTLRLMAEVSPASAVSEVTWLSPGGTPLRLARRSGGGVAKLPQIRFTDQGVYICQVYPRGNSSSPMFPFTVDLRVDGLNVASFTNISHSAQISMASLTQTPLTLACPPMRGDYVLLYWKPPDSRNINTTTLVYGYDRWRDRTEKSKTHAQLSLDGPLSTPKEGFFSFLLSPGLNDGGLYMCEVFLNDNAFSQRTLLSILQVKARHSPSALVLTCHYTERSQVKRVVWSHQNQSRTLKWSSSGPGRLSTEVPLSPTQNTAGNYTCTMQLQNGQAVKAVYTVKLPPKDNTESTTSISPPHPESNSASLLPSLLSALLLLVPLVAAVAGVLLWRQKDISRRGIEQSLSHYSGEVENIYENPEDVRQTSPQSSVYMDLKPRGEDDVYEELDRPSHPHQL; encoded by the exons ATGGAGTTTAGATGTCTCCTCTTTGTTCTTATTTCTTCTTCGGCGGTGCTCATCACTCAATCTGACACGACCACTAAAG ACCCTGACTGGAGTGATGTCGTCGTGACAATGGTTGGCAGGGAAGTCACCTTACCCTGTGTTGATTGGCCTCTCACGGGCTCTGTGAGCATTAATTGGAAGATGAAGTCTCCCGGGGTGGACCACTGGAAACTGGTCCTCTCAGCCAATGAGAGGCAGCAGTTCTCGGGCGCAGCCTCAAAGGCTTCCATGCGATTGGTTGACTCAAACTTTCAGGAAACTGGGGACTTCTCTCTACTGTTTGTCCCCAAAATGGAGGACAAGGGTCGCTACTCCTGTCTGATTAAACAGCAAGAGAAGAAACTGAGAGAGAAGATCATACTATTAGCCATCCTCACAG TCTCTATCTTTCCTTCAGCCACTCTCCCTCACCACAGCACACTGCGTCTGATGGCAGAAGTGTCCCCTGCCTCCGCCGTTTCTGAGGTAACCTGGCTGTCCCCTGGCGGGACGCCGCTACGATTGGCAAGGAGGTCAGGGGGGGGTGTTGCCAAGCTGCCCCAGATACGCTTCACTGACCAAGGGGTATACATCTGCCAGGTATACCCAAGGGGTAACAGCAGCTCCCCTATGTTCCCCTTCACTGTGGACCTCCGCGTGGATG gtTTGAATGTGGCCTCGTTCACCAATATAAGCCATA gTGCTCAGATCTCTATGGCCAGTCTCACCCAGACCCCTCTCACCCTCGCCTGCCCTCCGATGCGGGGTGATTATGTCCTGCTCTATTGGAAGCCTCCAGACAGCAGAAACATTAACACCACAACCCTGGTCTACGGGTACGACCGCTGGAGGGACCGCACAGAGAAGAGCAAG ACTCATGCCCAGCTGAGCCTGGACGGGCCATTGTCTACCCCAAAAGAGGGTTTCTTCTCCTTCCTGCTGAGCCCGGGGCTGAATGACGGAGGCCTCTACATGTGTGAGGTCTTCCTCAATGACAACGCGTTCAGCCAGAGGACCCTACTTAGCATCCTCCAAG tgAAAGCCAGACATTCTCCATCAGCCCTGGTCCTGACGTGTCATTATACAGAACGCTCCCAG GTGAAGCGGGTGGTGTGGAGCCACCAGAACCAGAGTCGCACGCTGAAGTGGAGCTCCTCTGGCCCGGGTCGCCTCAGCACAGAGGTCCCCCTGTCCCCCACCCAGAACACGGCTGGGAACTACACCTGCACCATGCAGCTGCAGAACGGACAAGCGGTCAAGGCAGTTTACACCGTCAAACTGCCCCCGAAAG acaacacagagagcactacttctatctctcctcctcacccagaGAGCAACAGTGCCtcgctccttccctccctcctctctgctttATTACTCCTGGTGCCCCTGGTTGCCGCGGTTGCTGGTGTGTTGCtatggagacagaaagacatttCTCGCCGTG GTATTGAACagtctctctcccactactctggGGAAGTGGAAAATATCTATGAGAATCCTGAGGATGTCAGACAG aCTTCTCCTCAGAGTTCAGTGTACATG GACCTGAAGCCCAGAGGGGAGGATGATGTCTATGAGGAATTGGATCG GCCCTCTCACCCCCATCAACTCTGA
- the LOC124005723 gene encoding uncharacterized protein LOC124005723 isoform X1 — protein MEFRCLLFVLISSSAVLITQSDTTTKDPDWSDVVVTMVGREVTLPCVDWPLTGSVSINWKMKSPGVDHWKLVLSANERQQFSGAASKASMRLVDSNFQETGDFSLLFVPKMEDKGRYSCLIKQQEKKLREKIILLAILTVSIFPSATLPHHSTLRLMAEVSPASAVSEVTWLSPGGTPLRLARRSGGGVAKLPQIRFTDQGVYICQVYPRGNSSSPMFPFTVDLRVDGLNVASFTNISHSAQISMASLTQTPLTLACPPMRGDYVLLYWKPPDSRNINTTTLVYGYDRWRDRTEKSKTHAQLSLDGPLSTPKEGFFSFLLSPGLNDGGLYMCEVFLNDNAFSQRTLLSILQVKARHSPSALVLTCHYTERSQVKRVVWSHQNQSRTLKWSSSGPGRLSTEVPLSPTQNTAGNYTCTMQLQNGQAVKAVYTVKLPPKDNTESTTSISPPHPESNSASLLPSLLSALLLLVPLVAAVAGVLLWRQKDISRRGIEQSLSHYSGEVENIYENPEDVRQTSPQSSVYMDLKPRGEDDVYEELDRYKSCSLLETSTSQDLSAKA, from the exons ATGGAGTTTAGATGTCTCCTCTTTGTTCTTATTTCTTCTTCGGCGGTGCTCATCACTCAATCTGACACGACCACTAAAG ACCCTGACTGGAGTGATGTCGTCGTGACAATGGTTGGCAGGGAAGTCACCTTACCCTGTGTTGATTGGCCTCTCACGGGCTCTGTGAGCATTAATTGGAAGATGAAGTCTCCCGGGGTGGACCACTGGAAACTGGTCCTCTCAGCCAATGAGAGGCAGCAGTTCTCGGGCGCAGCCTCAAAGGCTTCCATGCGATTGGTTGACTCAAACTTTCAGGAAACTGGGGACTTCTCTCTACTGTTTGTCCCCAAAATGGAGGACAAGGGTCGCTACTCCTGTCTGATTAAACAGCAAGAGAAGAAACTGAGAGAGAAGATCATACTATTAGCCATCCTCACAG TCTCTATCTTTCCTTCAGCCACTCTCCCTCACCACAGCACACTGCGTCTGATGGCAGAAGTGTCCCCTGCCTCCGCCGTTTCTGAGGTAACCTGGCTGTCCCCTGGCGGGACGCCGCTACGATTGGCAAGGAGGTCAGGGGGGGGTGTTGCCAAGCTGCCCCAGATACGCTTCACTGACCAAGGGGTATACATCTGCCAGGTATACCCAAGGGGTAACAGCAGCTCCCCTATGTTCCCCTTCACTGTGGACCTCCGCGTGGATG gtTTGAATGTGGCCTCGTTCACCAATATAAGCCATA gTGCTCAGATCTCTATGGCCAGTCTCACCCAGACCCCTCTCACCCTCGCCTGCCCTCCGATGCGGGGTGATTATGTCCTGCTCTATTGGAAGCCTCCAGACAGCAGAAACATTAACACCACAACCCTGGTCTACGGGTACGACCGCTGGAGGGACCGCACAGAGAAGAGCAAG ACTCATGCCCAGCTGAGCCTGGACGGGCCATTGTCTACCCCAAAAGAGGGTTTCTTCTCCTTCCTGCTGAGCCCGGGGCTGAATGACGGAGGCCTCTACATGTGTGAGGTCTTCCTCAATGACAACGCGTTCAGCCAGAGGACCCTACTTAGCATCCTCCAAG tgAAAGCCAGACATTCTCCATCAGCCCTGGTCCTGACGTGTCATTATACAGAACGCTCCCAG GTGAAGCGGGTGGTGTGGAGCCACCAGAACCAGAGTCGCACGCTGAAGTGGAGCTCCTCTGGCCCGGGTCGCCTCAGCACAGAGGTCCCCCTGTCCCCCACCCAGAACACGGCTGGGAACTACACCTGCACCATGCAGCTGCAGAACGGACAAGCGGTCAAGGCAGTTTACACCGTCAAACTGCCCCCGAAAG acaacacagagagcactacttctatctctcctcctcacccagaGAGCAACAGTGCCtcgctccttccctccctcctctctgctttATTACTCCTGGTGCCCCTGGTTGCCGCGGTTGCTGGTGTGTTGCtatggagacagaaagacatttCTCGCCGTG GTATTGAACagtctctctcccactactctggGGAAGTGGAAAATATCTATGAGAATCCTGAGGATGTCAGACAG aCTTCTCCTCAGAGTTCAGTGTACATG GACCTGAAGCCCAGAGGGGAGGATGATGTCTATGAGGAATTGGATCG ATACAAATCATGCAGCCTTCTGGAGACCTCCACATCGCAGGATTTATCAGCAAAAGCTTGA